In Vibrio marisflavi CECT 7928, the following are encoded in one genomic region:
- the tyrR gene encoding transcriptional regulator TyrR — translation MRLEVLCEDRLGLTRELLDILVSRNIDLRGIEIDVTGIIYLNCPDIDFETFSDLMAGIRLIPGVKDVRKIQFMPMERHNTELISLLNNLPEPVLAIDLKGSIDMANHAALSLFNTTEAEIIGEQISVLLPSNNLTKWAEGKVTRHREQLVIDGLDYSMEVTPVYIPGESNEPTLASMVMIIRSIQGKGEFEDSLPLQHKLGFEHFVGASNRHKTLISQAKKLSMLDQPLLIEGETGTGKEMLARACHNRSHRGSKPFLILSCASMPDDVAETELFGHAPGSFNHESGYTGIFEQADGGTVFLDEIGEMSPHLQIKLLRFLQDGTFRRVGEEHEVHVDVRVIASTRHQLATLAESGEFREDLFYRLNVLTLRIPPLRDRPNDIGPLLDLFLTKYVKQLGIAKPSLSEKLLEQLAEYQWPGNMRQLDNMALRALTELQDGQLSVEQFHLPQYENVSTGGLNINLDGSLDEIMKGYESQILEHLYQSFPSSRKLAKRLNVSHTSIANKLRDYGIRKN, via the coding sequence GTGCGTTTAGAAGTCTTATGTGAAGATAGACTGGGTTTAACTCGTGAACTCTTGGATATTCTCGTTTCTCGCAACATCGACCTTCGAGGAATCGAGATTGATGTTACAGGGATTATTTACCTTAACTGTCCAGATATCGATTTTGAAACTTTCAGTGACCTAATGGCAGGTATTCGCTTAATTCCTGGCGTGAAAGATGTTCGGAAAATTCAATTCATGCCGATGGAACGTCACAATACTGAGCTCATCTCTCTACTCAATAACTTACCTGAGCCCGTATTGGCAATTGATCTTAAAGGATCAATTGATATGGCCAACCATGCAGCGCTAAGCCTTTTCAACACTACAGAAGCGGAAATTATAGGCGAGCAAATTTCAGTTTTACTGCCTTCGAATAATTTAACGAAATGGGCTGAAGGTAAGGTGACTCGTCATCGAGAACAGCTTGTGATCGATGGCTTGGACTATTCTATGGAAGTCACGCCTGTCTATATACCTGGAGAGTCAAATGAACCGACTTTAGCGAGTATGGTTATGATCATTCGCTCAATTCAGGGTAAAGGCGAATTTGAAGACTCGTTGCCTTTGCAACACAAGCTTGGCTTCGAACATTTTGTTGGAGCTTCAAACAGGCACAAGACGCTGATAAGCCAAGCCAAAAAGCTTTCGATGTTAGATCAGCCTTTATTGATTGAAGGGGAAACAGGTACTGGTAAAGAGATGCTTGCTAGAGCTTGCCACAATCGATCTCACCGAGGTTCCAAACCGTTCTTAATCCTTAGCTGTGCTTCTATGCCCGATGATGTTGCTGAAACGGAACTGTTTGGTCATGCTCCTGGCTCGTTTAATCACGAATCTGGTTACACAGGAATCTTTGAACAAGCCGATGGCGGTACAGTATTCCTAGACGAAATTGGCGAAATGAGTCCACATTTGCAGATCAAACTGTTGCGATTCTTGCAGGACGGAACATTCCGACGAGTAGGGGAAGAGCATGAAGTGCATGTTGACGTACGCGTGATTGCCTCAACACGCCACCAATTGGCGACGTTAGCTGAGTCGGGTGAATTTAGGGAGGACTTGTTCTACAGACTCAACGTATTAACGCTAAGAATTCCCCCGTTGAGAGATAGACCAAATGATATTGGCCCACTGCTTGATCTTTTCCTGACTAAGTATGTGAAACAACTCGGAATAGCAAAACCGTCACTTAGCGAAAAGCTACTTGAACAGCTTGCTGAGTATCAATGGCCGGGTAATATGCGCCAGCTAGACAATATGGCATTGAGAGCGCTGACTGAGCTGCAAGATGGTCAATTGTCCGTTGAACAATTTCATTTGCCTCAGTATGAGAATGTTTCAACAGGTGGGTTGAACATTAACTTGGATGGTTCGCTTGATGAAATTATGAAAGGTTATGAATCTCAGATCCTTGAGCATCTTTATCAGTCATTCCCGTCAAGTCGCAAGTTGGCCAAACGTTTGAATGTTTCCCATACCTCTATTGCAAATAAACTGCGTGACTACGGAATTAGAAAGAATTGA
- the rimJ gene encoding ribosomal protein S5-alanine N-acetyltransferase — MNKISTPTQVYEVDGEILLRTAQVFDAELISQYFCTNKAFLQPWEPKREDAFYTIAGWSKKLIKLNELHKLGIGFYLLIIDRNTQEMLGTISFSNLSRFPMYSCTVGYSVAEHAQGKGIMSRALPMAVNYMFSIQNMHRIGAGYLPCNERSAAVLKKLGFKKEGYAEEYLLINGKWQDHVLTALTNPNWKNEKR; from the coding sequence ATGAATAAAATCAGTACGCCGACTCAAGTTTATGAAGTCGATGGTGAAATATTGTTGCGTACGGCGCAAGTGTTTGATGCAGAGTTAATCTCTCAATACTTTTGCACAAACAAAGCCTTTTTGCAGCCTTGGGAGCCCAAGCGTGAAGACGCTTTTTATACCATTGCTGGATGGAGCAAGAAGCTGATCAAATTGAATGAGCTGCACAAACTCGGCATCGGTTTTTACTTGCTAATTATTGATAGAAATACCCAAGAAATGTTGGGGACTATTTCATTTAGCAACCTATCTAGGTTCCCTATGTATTCATGTACTGTCGGCTACTCTGTGGCTGAGCATGCACAAGGCAAAGGTATTATGAGTCGTGCGTTACCTATGGCTGTAAACTACATGTTTTCTATTCAAAATATGCACAGGATTGGCGCGGGATATCTGCCATGCAATGAGCGCAGTGCTGCCGTGTTGAAAAAATTGGGCTTTAAGAAAGAAGGTTATGCAGAAGAGTACTTGCTAATTAATGGTAAATGGCAAGATCATGTCCTTACTGCATTGACGAATCCAAACTGGAAAAATGAGAAAAGATGA
- a CDS encoding HD domain-containing protein, translating to MNDRLSQQLELLIELDKLKTVLRRTKVKSAQGRYENSAEHSWHVCMMAMLLEEHANQPVDLAKVIKMLLLHDIVEIDAGDTFVYDTQAAEQQYQNELKAAKRLFGMLPEEQCQDLMDVWLEFEQAESAEAQYAKALDRMLPMLLNSHNEGQSWVENGVKREQVLQVNSKIESGSSILWQKAKQVIDEATEKGWLKR from the coding sequence ATGAACGATAGATTGAGCCAGCAGTTAGAACTGTTGATTGAGTTGGACAAGCTAAAAACTGTTCTGAGAAGAACTAAAGTAAAGTCTGCGCAAGGGCGTTACGAGAACAGTGCAGAGCATAGTTGGCATGTTTGCATGATGGCAATGCTGCTTGAAGAACATGCCAATCAACCTGTCGATTTAGCCAAAGTCATTAAGATGTTATTGTTGCATGATATCGTTGAAATTGATGCAGGTGATACGTTTGTCTATGACACTCAGGCTGCTGAACAGCAATATCAAAATGAACTAAAAGCAGCCAAAAGATTGTTCGGTATGTTGCCAGAAGAACAATGCCAGGATCTAATGGATGTTTGGCTAGAGTTCGAGCAAGCAGAAAGTGCTGAAGCTCAATATGCCAAAGCGCTCGATCGTATGCTGCCTATGTTGCTTAATAGCCACAATGAAGGGCAATCTTGGGTTGAAAATGGCGTGAAACGTGAACAAGTTTTACAAGTAAACAGTAAAATCGAATCGGGCTCTTCTATCTTGTGGCAGAAAGCGAAACAAGTGATAGATGAAGCTACCGAGAAAGGCTGGCTTAAACGTTAA
- a CDS encoding DUF2947 domain-containing protein, translating into MSYLSLQEYSRKWIFTHQSMPVPEQDLEMIKPMSAQRSAQFWKENISPQSPDAERLSSQDWPSKDANWSGEVDWMHNWEEDELGLPEEVLEHIDWQDDVTVYFCYEKYNVIETKWLIFKNNWKNFLFYDDGPILLARRRKQALWFNSEGKVKLGNR; encoded by the coding sequence ATGTCGTATTTATCTCTACAAGAATATTCAAGAAAGTGGATTTTCACTCATCAATCCATGCCAGTTCCAGAGCAAGATTTGGAAATGATCAAACCGATGTCGGCGCAAAGATCTGCCCAGTTTTGGAAAGAAAACATTAGCCCACAGAGCCCAGACGCTGAGCGCCTAAGTTCTCAGGACTGGCCGAGCAAAGATGCTAATTGGTCAGGTGAAGTTGATTGGATGCACAATTGGGAGGAGGATGAGTTGGGCTTGCCAGAAGAAGTATTAGAACATATTGATTGGCAAGACGATGTTACTGTGTATTTCTGTTACGAGAAATACAACGTTATCGAAACTAAGTGGTTGATTTTTAAGAATAACTGGAAAAACTTTTTGTTTTATGACGATGGCCCAATACTGTTGGCTAGGCGAAGAAAGCAAGCTTTGTGGTTTAATTCTGAAGGTAAAGTTAAACTCGGAAATCGATAG
- a CDS encoding GTP cyclohydrolase II, with product MAEVRARVDFKVGPKSNIDAELLSFNGLTTDKEHVAVIFKSADKIDEPPLVRMHSECLTGDVFHSSRCDCGEQLEETIKVMGEKGGVLLYLRQEGRGIGLYNKIDAYKLQSEGLNTYEANNHLGFGDDLRDFTEAAQMLTALNIGKIRLITNNPKKINDLEGKGIEIMEVINTSAYLKSGNENYLKAKISHGKHNLKL from the coding sequence ATGGCGGAAGTTCGAGCCAGAGTGGACTTTAAAGTGGGTCCTAAAAGTAACATTGACGCAGAGCTACTTTCATTTAACGGTTTAACAACAGATAAAGAGCACGTAGCAGTCATTTTTAAAAGCGCTGACAAAATCGATGAACCACCATTAGTACGCATGCACTCAGAATGTTTGACCGGTGATGTGTTCCATTCTTCTCGCTGCGATTGTGGAGAGCAACTCGAAGAGACGATAAAAGTGATGGGCGAGAAAGGAGGCGTGTTGCTTTACCTTCGTCAGGAAGGGAGAGGTATTGGTTTATACAACAAGATTGATGCGTATAAACTACAAAGTGAAGGCCTAAATACCTATGAAGCGAATAATCATCTTGGCTTTGGTGATGATTTACGAGACTTCACAGAAGCTGCGCAAATGTTAACGGCACTCAATATTGGTAAGATTCGATTAATCACCAATAATCCGAAAAAAATCAATGATCTTGAAGGAAAGGGCATTGAAATTATGGAAGTGATTAATACCTCTGCTTACTTAAAGTCTGGTAATGAAAATTACTTGAAAGCAAAAATATCTCACGGTAAGCACAACCTTAAGCTTTAA
- a CDS encoding L,D-transpeptidase family protein translates to MVKVRFLLIFFLTIVSIPSVGMERFVKINWISPDSSVIDLIQYPQLVERVYRENNDDLIWFDLNQALRFEFQLELIKRARISPLFSSQLSYLQFYRKANRWFEYDLLATDTMLLYMSYAEQAPLHGESWFFEKQFASYLPQPSENAVLSLYVAVNINQLDDIINTYTPTIGGYKELLKSYAHLKEYEEANIALYKQVGIKKVGDSLPEKANLLARLKLLGIKVDKRSLKNDIYDRHLAKSVREFQKAHGLKDDGKIDPVTVKWLNVPAKERLSMIALNAERLRIWPEQKDSLIIVNVPNFAMKYWKSGKEVFESKVVVGRKSRKTPVMETNLDSLVLNPIWNVPWKIMVADIIPKVKKDATYLVENGIEIVQEWKDEETINPEEIQWETVNPYKFPYKMRQRPGNINALGLYKFNTPNPRAIFLHDTPSKDLFNRDIRAFSSGCVRIEKAGKFADLLLKTQVGEVISKQNTDTETRSIPLKKSIPVHIIYQTVWFESGQVQYRDDVYNYDSFSYNKG, encoded by the coding sequence ATGGTAAAGGTACGTTTCCTTCTCATATTTTTCTTAACTATTGTTTCCATACCAAGTGTGGGGATGGAGCGTTTTGTTAAAATAAATTGGATTAGCCCAGACTCATCAGTAATCGATTTAATTCAATACCCTCAATTAGTTGAGCGCGTATACCGTGAAAATAACGACGATCTCATATGGTTTGACTTAAACCAAGCATTGCGTTTTGAATTCCAACTAGAACTTATTAAGAGAGCAAGAATTAGCCCATTGTTTTCTAGTCAGCTCAGCTATTTGCAATTTTATAGGAAAGCAAATCGCTGGTTTGAATATGATCTCCTTGCTACTGATACCATGCTGTTATACATGAGTTATGCAGAGCAAGCTCCACTTCATGGAGAAAGTTGGTTTTTCGAAAAGCAGTTCGCGAGTTACTTACCACAGCCTAGCGAAAATGCGGTTTTATCGCTTTACGTCGCGGTGAACATCAATCAACTTGACGACATAATTAATACTTATACGCCAACGATTGGAGGCTACAAAGAGTTACTTAAATCCTATGCTCATTTGAAGGAGTACGAAGAAGCGAATATTGCTTTGTATAAGCAGGTAGGAATAAAAAAAGTGGGTGATAGTTTGCCCGAAAAGGCCAATTTATTAGCAAGACTTAAACTATTAGGTATCAAAGTGGATAAAAGAAGTCTTAAAAATGATATCTATGATCGCCACTTAGCTAAATCTGTACGAGAGTTCCAGAAAGCCCATGGTCTAAAAGACGACGGAAAGATTGATCCGGTTACCGTTAAATGGCTCAACGTGCCAGCGAAAGAAAGGCTTTCAATGATTGCACTCAATGCCGAAAGGCTCAGAATTTGGCCTGAGCAAAAAGACAGCTTAATCATTGTTAACGTGCCAAACTTCGCGATGAAATATTGGAAATCTGGAAAAGAGGTGTTTGAGTCGAAAGTTGTTGTTGGAAGAAAAAGTCGTAAGACGCCAGTTATGGAGACGAACTTAGATTCGTTAGTTCTAAATCCAATATGGAATGTGCCATGGAAAATAATGGTTGCGGATATCATTCCCAAGGTAAAAAAGGATGCGACCTATTTAGTAGAGAATGGGATTGAGATTGTTCAAGAGTGGAAGGATGAAGAAACCATTAACCCAGAAGAAATCCAGTGGGAGACCGTAAATCCTTATAAATTCCCGTATAAAATGCGTCAACGTCCCGGAAATATCAACGCCCTTGGCTTATATAAATTTAATACTCCAAATCCACGCGCTATCTTTTTGCATGATACGCCGAGTAAGGATTTATTTAATCGGGATATAAGAGCTTTTAGCTCTGGTTGCGTACGAATAGAAAAAGCTGGGAAATTTGCAGATTTACTTCTTAAGACTCAGGTTGGTGAAGTGATATCAAAACAAAATACTGATACAGAAACCCGTTCAATACCTCTAAAAAAATCGATCCCTGTACATATCATTTATCAAACAGTATGGTTTGAATCTGGGCAAGTTCAGTATCGTGATGACGTGTACAATTATGATAGCTTTAGCTACAACAAAGGCTAG
- a CDS encoding YcbK family protein encodes MVFSRRQFLKLSAGGLLLATGLPRLVQAQALPVAKCPTDPRSLTFNNLHTNERLDCCYFDGSDYVESVLTNLNHFCRDFRRNEVHVMDRKLFDLLYQIKLLLATDAEVELVSGYRSLATNNALRKHSHGVAKHSYHTKGQAIDFRLKGVPLNEVHEAALALEQGGVGYYPRSNFVHIDTGPVRHWSQSV; translated from the coding sequence TTGGTTTTTTCTCGTCGTCAATTTTTAAAGTTATCGGCTGGTGGATTACTTCTTGCGACGGGATTGCCGCGTTTAGTTCAAGCTCAGGCTTTACCTGTAGCTAAGTGTCCGACCGATCCTCGCTCACTCACTTTCAATAATCTTCATACCAATGAGAGATTAGATTGCTGCTATTTTGATGGAAGCGATTATGTCGAAAGTGTTCTCACCAACCTAAATCACTTTTGTAGAGATTTCCGCCGCAACGAAGTTCACGTGATGGATAGAAAGCTTTTTGATCTCCTCTATCAAATCAAGTTACTGCTAGCGACCGATGCAGAAGTGGAACTTGTCTCAGGCTATCGCTCGCTTGCGACTAACAACGCATTAAGGAAGCACTCGCATGGAGTGGCAAAACACAGCTATCATACCAAAGGTCAAGCAATCGACTTTAGACTCAAAGGAGTTCCTCTCAATGAGGTTCATGAAGCTGCCTTGGCATTAGAGCAGGGAGGGGTGGGATATTACCCTAGAAGCAATTTTGTTCATATAGATACCGGGCCAGTTCGGCACTGGTCTCAGTCAGTTTAG
- a CDS encoding MBL fold metallo-hydrolase: MSLKYQVVPVTSFAQNCSIVWCDETMKGIVIDPGGDVETLKQTIESNGIQVVNLVLTHGHLDHVGGTEPLAELLGGIDIVGPHEDDSFWLQSLNGQSQMFGFPPTQAFEPNQWLNEGDTISFGNETLDVIHTPGHTPGHVVLHSQSAQLAFVGDVLFSGGIGRTDFPKGDFDTLISSIKTKLWPLGNEVRFVPGHGPESTFGRERASNPFVADEMPLY, translated from the coding sequence ATGTCCCTTAAATATCAGGTTGTTCCCGTTACTTCGTTTGCTCAAAATTGCTCCATCGTTTGGTGCGATGAAACAATGAAAGGCATCGTTATCGATCCCGGTGGCGATGTTGAAACACTAAAACAAACTATCGAGAGCAATGGAATTCAAGTTGTGAACCTCGTCCTCACTCACGGTCACCTTGACCATGTTGGTGGAACAGAGCCACTCGCTGAGTTGTTAGGCGGTATTGATATTGTTGGGCCACATGAAGATGATAGCTTCTGGCTTCAAAGCCTAAACGGTCAAAGTCAGATGTTTGGTTTTCCTCCAACTCAAGCATTTGAACCAAATCAGTGGCTCAACGAAGGTGACACCATCTCATTTGGTAATGAGACTCTGGACGTTATTCACACTCCCGGCCATACACCAGGCCATGTTGTTCTGCACAGTCAATCAGCCCAGTTAGCCTTTGTTGGCGACGTGTTGTTTAGTGGTGGTATTGGTCGTACCGACTTTCCTAAGGGAGATTTCGATACTTTGATTTCCTCAATCAAAACGAAACTTTGGCCATTGGGAAATGAAGTACGATTTGTACCAGGCCATGGCCCCGAATCCACATTTGGCCGTGAGAGAGCTTCGAATCCATTTGTTGCTGATGAAATGCCGCTTTATTGA
- a CDS encoding DUF2982 domain-containing protein, with translation MATYKLDTLHLTNHHFHVGSSTSKLIMGASALAAFTLILMSPSTQTAVLSIIAVVAVGMYGYYLILKSKVSYTLTASHFQQHLFKGGWVIKWNNISNIGLCTYNQDGWLQPLPWIGIKLKQYSPYIDSICPRIVTEILMTQRTLLYLGARQHGREGIFEDIVLDSDPYKSEDGKKYRGLLAMLANRMQHQREFHEYDIFIAVSDLDRSGEEFVGLARRYLAAAEPESNTKCES, from the coding sequence ATGGCCACGTATAAGCTCGATACACTACACCTAACCAACCATCATTTTCATGTGGGCTCTTCGACGAGCAAGCTTATCATGGGAGCGTCAGCACTCGCCGCATTTACTCTGATCTTGATGTCTCCAAGTACACAAACCGCTGTTCTTTCTATTATTGCTGTCGTTGCTGTGGGTATGTATGGTTATTACCTGATCCTAAAAAGCAAAGTGTCTTATACCCTGACTGCAAGTCATTTCCAACAACACTTATTTAAAGGTGGATGGGTCATCAAATGGAACAACATCAGCAATATCGGCTTATGTACCTATAACCAAGATGGTTGGTTGCAGCCACTGCCATGGATTGGGATAAAACTTAAGCAATACTCGCCCTACATTGATAGCATCTGCCCACGCATTGTTACTGAGATACTGATGACTCAACGTACCCTACTATATTTAGGTGCAAGACAACACGGGCGCGAAGGTATATTCGAGGACATAGTCTTAGATTCAGACCCATATAAGAGCGAAGATGGTAAAAAATATCGTGGCCTGTTAGCTATGCTAGCCAACAGAATGCAACATCAACGAGAGTTTCATGAGTACGATATATTTATCGCAGTATCAGATTTGGATAGAAGTGGAGAGGAGTTTGTAGGTTTAGCTCGGCGCTATTTAGCCGCCGCCGAGCCAGAGTCAAATACGAAATGTGAAAGTTAG
- a CDS encoding LA_2272 family surface repeat-containing protein has product MKLRFVLTVALASLSATAMAATETSPKSTETQTVQLSVPNNNLPAGNVNGGRLALLYGQTDKVTGVNVTILGLSDINEFKGAQFAFFGANRNRDDMQGAQFGLVNWNDNSALGASFGLLNYTGGKYTGAQFGLANFNKGSMEGAQFGFVNFAGDLTGLQFGFVNATNRIDEGVQIGLINYDKSGTFVGKDVPVFPIINARF; this is encoded by the coding sequence ATGAAACTTCGATTTGTGTTAACCGTAGCACTTGCTTCACTTTCAGCTACAGCTATGGCTGCAACGGAAACATCACCTAAGTCCACAGAGACACAAACTGTTCAGTTATCTGTACCCAACAATAACCTACCAGCAGGCAATGTAAATGGCGGCCGATTAGCGCTTCTTTACGGCCAAACAGATAAAGTTACAGGTGTAAACGTAACAATCTTGGGTTTATCAGACATTAACGAATTTAAAGGTGCACAGTTTGCATTCTTTGGTGCGAACAGAAACCGTGATGATATGCAGGGTGCTCAGTTTGGCCTGGTTAACTGGAACGACAACTCGGCTCTAGGCGCTAGTTTTGGCTTACTCAACTACACTGGCGGCAAATATACGGGTGCACAATTTGGTTTGGCGAATTTCAACAAAGGCTCAATGGAAGGCGCTCAATTTGGCTTTGTTAACTTTGCTGGTGATCTAACTGGTTTGCAGTTTGGTTTTGTTAACGCCACCAATCGCATAGATGAAGGTGTTCAAATTGGCCTAATCAACTACGATAAATCTGGTACATTTGTAGGTAAAGATGTACCGGTATTCCCTATTATCAACGCTAGATTCTAA
- a CDS encoding FAD:protein FMN transferase — protein MPLNTFRRYLKNSLLVALVASSSLLLSSCSKPPKIEKLSGFAEGTSYHVSWWSNKAVPVEKVQQQFNQTLAKIDLEFSTYRDDSYISKFNRSTSTDWQPASKDFIDMLLIAKKVHRDSNGCYDPTIEPLFALWGFQKDSLHVPTAEQIATVKAEMGIDKIEIDTKQMKIRKTIPQLQLDLSSMGEGYAITKLSQVLESDGVKNYLVEFGGDMKIQGRKPEGEKWRIAIEDPIPLKDGVKPYRIVTINDESGVSLNTSGTYHHYFDDKGKEYSHILDPRTGAPVTHHLVSASVFGTNPIVSDAWATTMLCLGPKEGKEVAQKQHLEVFFIKGQNKSFSSFESTALAKTQRVTLNEG, from the coding sequence ATGCCCTTAAATACATTTCGAAGATACTTAAAAAATAGCCTCTTAGTAGCGCTTGTCGCTTCTTCCTCTCTATTGTTATCTAGCTGTAGTAAACCGCCGAAAATTGAAAAGTTATCCGGTTTTGCTGAAGGTACAAGCTACCACGTGAGTTGGTGGTCAAATAAAGCTGTGCCAGTTGAAAAAGTTCAGCAGCAGTTTAATCAGACTCTAGCGAAGATCGATCTCGAGTTTTCCACTTATCGTGATGACTCCTATATATCCAAGTTCAACCGCAGTACTTCAACTGATTGGCAACCGGCTTCAAAAGATTTTATCGATATGCTGCTGATAGCCAAGAAAGTTCATCGCGATAGCAATGGATGTTATGACCCGACAATTGAGCCGCTCTTTGCTCTATGGGGCTTCCAGAAAGACAGTTTGCATGTCCCAACAGCTGAGCAAATTGCGACTGTTAAAGCTGAAATGGGTATCGACAAAATAGAGATAGATACTAAGCAGATGAAAATTCGCAAAACAATACCTCAGCTGCAGCTTGATTTGTCTTCAATGGGAGAGGGTTATGCAATCACCAAACTGAGTCAAGTTTTAGAATCTGATGGTGTAAAAAACTACCTTGTAGAGTTTGGCGGTGATATGAAGATTCAAGGGCGTAAGCCCGAAGGGGAGAAATGGCGAATTGCTATTGAAGATCCTATTCCGCTAAAAGATGGTGTAAAACCTTATCGTATAGTGACCATCAATGATGAATCAGGCGTGTCACTGAATACCTCGGGTACGTATCATCACTATTTTGATGACAAAGGAAAAGAATACTCGCACATATTAGATCCGCGAACAGGTGCTCCTGTCACTCACCATCTAGTGTCTGCTTCGGTATTTGGAACAAACCCGATTGTCAGCGATGCTTGGGCGACGACTATGCTTTGTTTGGGTCCAAAAGAAGGTAAAGAGGTTGCTCAAAAGCAGCACTTAGAAGTGTTCTTTATTAAAGGTCAAAACAAGTCATTTAGTAGTTTTGAAAGTACTGCGCTGGCTAAGACTCAGCGCGTGACACTTAACGAAGGCTAA
- a CDS encoding APC family permease, which yields MSTISANTQEAPASSNTSNSTPRRMVGLTSLTMISVGSMVGSGWLFGAYRASEIAGPAAIFAWIIGAIAVLFTALTFMEVATALPVSGGPVKYLEKTHGSVVGFLASWAIWLSFVSVIPVEAEASVQYMASWPWEWVKPLTSQLFNPASGALTWVGLSIAVILMLVYFFLNFWSINLFTKSVNAITTYKLVVPVLTVGLIIYAGFHPGNFESVNNTLAPFGWSSVFTAVAISGIVFAYNGFQAALFFSGEAKNPSKNIPKALIYSIAFCAILYVGLQIAFIGGVSPDNLAKHGWHLNFSSPFAQLALILGLHFLTLLLFIDAFISPSGTGIGYMGTVSRQLFGMSENGYMPKSCKKLDKKYGVPRTAMVINFIVGLIFLDMFRGWGQLAAVISVATVISFMVGPLTLGSLRKVAPDLKRPVYLKWGHLISPLSFVISSELFYWSTWPLTGKVIFVILIGFLLFGYFQMKKGLNGFGQHIRSSIWIVTMFATMTLISYVGSSQFGGLNLLPYGWDMVIVAIAALIFYYWGVNSAWVTPMLEQTLNKNLHVKEHE from the coding sequence ATGTCAACTATATCAGCAAACACACAAGAAGCTCCCGCTTCAAGCAACACGTCAAATTCAACACCTAGAAGAATGGTTGGACTTACGAGTTTAACTATGATTTCTGTGGGATCAATGGTTGGTTCTGGATGGCTTTTTGGTGCTTATCGAGCAAGCGAAATAGCCGGTCCAGCCGCTATTTTTGCATGGATAATAGGTGCCATTGCCGTTTTATTTACTGCACTCACTTTTATGGAGGTAGCAACTGCTCTGCCCGTTTCAGGGGGGCCTGTAAAATATTTAGAGAAAACACATGGTTCTGTAGTCGGCTTTCTGGCTTCTTGGGCAATATGGCTTTCATTTGTTAGCGTCATACCCGTCGAAGCAGAGGCATCAGTACAATATATGGCTTCGTGGCCTTGGGAATGGGTAAAACCTTTAACATCACAGCTATTTAACCCAGCTTCTGGGGCGCTAACTTGGGTAGGGTTAAGCATAGCTGTCATACTTATGTTGGTGTATTTCTTCTTAAACTTTTGGAGCATCAATTTGTTTACCAAAAGCGTCAACGCTATTACCACATATAAATTGGTGGTGCCTGTGTTAACGGTTGGATTAATCATCTATGCTGGTTTTCACCCGGGAAACTTCGAATCAGTCAATAACACACTTGCTCCCTTTGGTTGGTCAAGCGTTTTTACCGCTGTAGCAATCTCAGGTATTGTTTTCGCGTACAATGGTTTTCAAGCTGCGCTGTTTTTCTCTGGAGAAGCAAAAAACCCGTCCAAAAACATACCAAAAGCTCTGATCTATTCGATAGCCTTCTGTGCAATTCTTTATGTCGGTTTACAGATCGCATTTATTGGTGGGGTGAGTCCGGATAATCTCGCAAAGCATGGCTGGCATTTAAACTTTAGCTCTCCATTTGCGCAGTTAGCGCTCATCCTTGGGCTGCACTTCTTAACACTACTCCTCTTTATTGACGCATTTATCTCCCCTTCCGGCACAGGAATTGGTTACATGGGTACAGTCTCGCGCCAACTTTTCGGCATGAGCGAAAATGGCTATATGCCTAAAAGTTGCAAAAAACTAGACAAAAAATATGGAGTTCCACGTACTGCAATGGTCATTAATTTCATTGTAGGGCTTATCTTTTTAGACATGTTTAGAGGCTGGGGGCAACTGGCGGCTGTTATTTCAGTAGCAACAGTTATCTCTTTTATGGTCGGTCCACTAACACTTGGCTCTTTGAGGAAAGTAGCACCAGATCTTAAACGTCCGGTGTATCTTAAGTGGGGACATTTAATCTCGCCACTCAGTTTTGTTATTTCTTCAGAGCTCTTTTATTGGTCAACTTGGCCACTCACAGGAAAAGTAATCTTCGTTATCCTGATTGGCTTTTTGCTGTTCGGTTACTTTCAAATGAAAAAAGGTTTAAATGGCTTTGGCCAACATATTCGCTCTTCAATTTGGATTGTCACTATGTTTGCGACCATGACCCTAATTTCTTACGTAGGAAGCAGCCAATTTGGTGGTCTGAATTTGCTTCCGTATGGATGGGATATGGTAATCGTCGCTATTGCTGCGTTGATCTTCTATTACTGGGGGGTTAACAGTGCTTGGGTCACACCGATGCTAGAGCAAACCCTCAACAAAAACTTACACGTGAAAGAGCACGAGTAG